In the genome of Acidimicrobiales bacterium, the window CGGCCGCCGACGGGTCGAGCGGGAGGTGCAGTGCGTCGGGAATGGCCGAGCCGCGTCCCGCGTCCGGGCCCGGGGTTGCCAAGCCGGGCTCCGCGTCCGCTCCCGGGCCGACCTCGACCACCGTGGCCCCCCAGGCGAGCGCGCGGCGGGCCAGGTCGAGCGTCGCCTCACGCCCCTCACCGGCCGGCGCCAGCGCGATGACAGCCGAGCCGGGACCCACGATTGTCGCGGCCCCGGATGCCATCTCCCACGACTCAGCGGCCTCGGCGTGGACGAGGGCCATCTCCTTGAGCTTGAGGGCCGCCTCGGCTGCGGCAGCGGCAGCGGTCCCGCCACCCACCACGAACAGGTGCTCGCAGCCCGAGAGCCTTTCTACCACGAGCGAGACGCGCGGCTCGGCAGTGGCGAGGGCCGACTCCACGTGGTCCGCGGCCTGCGCGAGGGCGTCCCGTGTCTCCCGGGAGGTGCGCTCGCCGAGCAGTTCGGCCATGACCAGCAGGGTCGCGGTCAGGGTGGACGCGTACGTCTTGGTCATGACCGGGACCCTGCTCGGACCGCCGGCCGACAGCACGGCGTAGTCCGCGAGCCGCTCCAGGCTGCTGCCGGGGACATGAACGATACCCAGGGTCGGC includes:
- a CDS encoding SIS domain-containing protein; this encodes QRETTREEDRSIVIEGIIPTEIRGEAEAIRATLAASLPSARAAANALRAAGTRRIYVIGNGTSYHSALAAATWYRHRAAADQPTVIALPAGEFRHYLPALGPGDAMIGISASGEFRDVIALVEELRGRLPTLGIVHVPGSSLERLADYAVLSAGGPSRVPVMTKTYASTLTATLLVMAELLGERTSRETRDALAQAADHVESALATAEPRVSLVVERLSGCEHLFVVGGGTAAAAAAEAALKLKEMALVHAEAAESWEMASGAATIVGPGSAVIALAPAGEGREATLDLARRALAWGATVVEVGPGADAEPGLATPGPDAGRGSAIPDALHLPLDPSAAEDLSPLTAVAPVALLAFALARARGADPDRPAWVERYHSQGMRHIVGV